A single genomic interval of Lathyrus oleraceus cultivar Zhongwan6 chromosome 7, CAAS_Psat_ZW6_1.0, whole genome shotgun sequence harbors:
- the LOC127105810 gene encoding protein MAIN-LIKE 2-like has product MSWLWDRYDELVEAQMYEAATRVYMLYPVACTLFANKSHVYIHVMYMWLFSSLDDISWTWGCVVLTILYTSLGVATVFETRQLAGYLSLLQCWIYEYFSIICDRRVQHSPAPHARKWKTMHAYPSGLVEYMRRLDVLTIDDAIWTPYTGHIVHREFDDSSLYSGFMRWETLVARHLSERCLRQYVMSNTSHDQFWIFHLRALTSDFRVTSLALVVPLEIAQ; this is encoded by the exons ATGTCTTGGCTTTGGGATAGGTATGACGAGCTTGTTGAGGCACAAATGTATGAGGCTGCCACTAGGGTGTACATGTTATATCCAGTAGCATGCACTCTCTTTGCGAATAAGTCTCATGTTTATATTCATGTTATGTACATGTGGCTGTTCAGTAGCCTTGACGATATCAGTTGGACTTGGGGTTGCGTTGTGTTGACCATCCTATATACATCACTTGGAGTTGCGACTGTCTTTGAGACCAGACAACTTGCTGGTTATTTAAGTCTATTACAA TGCTGGATATACGAGTATTTTTCCATCATCTGTGATAGGAGGGTGCAACATTCCCCTGCCCCACATGCGAGGAAATGGAAGACCATGCATGCATATCCCAGTGGTCTTGTGGAGTATATGAGAAGGCTTGATGTGCTGACTATAGATGATGCCATATGGACACCATACACAGGTCACATAGTCCACCGTGAGTTTGATGACTCTTCTTTATATTCTGGTTTTATGCGATGGGAGACCTTAGTCGCTAGACACTTGTCTGAGAGGTGTTTACGACAATATGTTATGTCTAATACATCCCACGACCAGTTCTGGATATTCCATCTACGAGCATTGACAAGTGATTTCAGAGTAACATCATTAGCTCTGGTCGTGCCATTAGAGATCGCGCAGTGA
- the LOC127105809 gene encoding DENN domain and WD repeat-containing protein SCD1 isoform X1, producing MARIFEYFVVCGIGPEIRSIDGTKGYHGPGWMYLPSLLDQYPPSTHTLYPPPPPQLPTCVLPAGVEFYSSGFDANDHSTFPRSYPIVLTEGDGSKIYVSCISFRDPVCEDILEAYRIQGNSYADKCICLVSRSPSFSVLRSALEELFVLCFSPTGSSKPLWDIISHMVSNVPLPTPGKERVLFAIENCLLSVEAPPNCGLPHVDISFQPLVQCLDVDNLIRLFTAVLLERRILLRANKYSLLTLASEAICHLIYPFRWQHVYIPLLFYSGVDYIDAPTPYMMGLHSGVDMTGLTMDGVVVVDLEYNRITTSEEIPPIPEPELSFLRGEIMKLLHPNVIGIDEMKAGIYSISEHFPKLRAKQWGEDHNLQLRMIFLKFFAIFLTGYRNFLENSATQVFNTQAFLKKRSRSTNQPSEPMIAQFLDSHGFLDYLERGVGFDENNNTILDKLQDAIGRGQNPMSVFPSSSVEPEILTVSDSAVGISESGAKYTYNRFPSNLRTEEQEEKRKQILATISNAFEYSGRHTPSKDPLADNLSPLERAAERELMVLDIKVKLQGLWLRLLKLGSTDDPLSSFEYGTILALIESDAEGIGGSGFVECIREHMHSGWHCQLTEEQFIAVKELLKTAINRAISRNDWLTIRDALEVSSDMYKKDNNNVPDYVQRHLISLSIWEDLRFWEGYFDYLMEQSSNKSANYASLVTAQLVVLASHMAGLGLPDYDAWYMIETIAERNSIGSKQFIKIRGFLSHIQQLRNGYWGFTSMKAQSVSSLALPSPLSKNAKDEDQQPTEATGVGRNWVQSMFSRNTTSRSSSFSRVRRWTSDGGNSVTSENGTPRKQDLSSGGQKKLQTNVRMLRGHNGAVTALHCVTKREVWDLVGDREDAGFFISGSTDCSVKIWDPSLRGSELRATLKGHTRTVRAISSDRGKVVSGSDDKSVLVWDKQTTQLLEELKGHDGPVSCVRTLSGERVLTASHDGTVKMWDVRTDRCVATVGRCSSAVLCMEYDDNVGILAAAGRDVVANMWDIRASRQMHKLSGHTQWIRSLRMVGDTVITGSDDWTARIWSVSRGTCDAVLACHAGPVLCVEYSSLDRGIITGSTDGLMRFWENDDGGIRCAKNVTIHNAAILSINAGEHWLGIGAADNSLSLFHRPQERLGSFSGPGSKMAGWQLYRTPQKTVAMVRCIASDLERKRICSGGRNGLLRLWDATINI from the exons ATGGCTCGAATCTTCGAGTACTTCGTCGTGTGCGGAATCGGTCCAGAGATTCGATCTATTGACGGAACCAAAGGCTACCATGGCCCTGGTTGGATGTATCTTCCTTCTCTTCTCGATCAGTATCCACCTTCTACTCACACTCTCTACCCTCCTCCACCTCCTCAGCTTCCAACA TGTGTTTTACCGGCTGGTGTTGAGTTCTATTCTTCAGGATTTGATGCCAATGATCATTCTACATTTCCGCGGAGTTATCCGATTGTTTTAACCG AGGGTGATGGTTCAAAAATCTATGTTAGTTGCATTTCTTTCCGCGATCCAGTTTGTGAAGATATTTTGGAGGCCTACAGGATACAGGGAAATTCCTATGCTGACAAATGCATCTGTCTAGTTTCACGCTCGCCAAGTTTCAGTGTGCTAAGGAGTGCCCTAGAGGAACTGTTTGTTTTATGTTTCTCCCCAACTGGAAGTAG CAAGCCACTATGGGATATTATATCACATATGGTGTCCAATGTACCTTTGCCTACTCCTGGAAAGGAGCGAGTTCTGTTTGCTATTGAGAATTGTCTGCTTTCTGTAGAGGCTCCGCCAAACTGTGGACTTCCCCATGTCGAT ATATCATTCCAGCCTCTGGTACAGTGTTTAGATGTTGACAACTTAATAAGACTTTTTACGGCAGTGCTGCTTGAGAGGAGGATTTTACTTCGGGCTAACAA GTATTCACTTCTAACTCTTGCATCAGAGGCCATTTGTCATCTAATCTACCCATTCCGATGGCAG CATGTATACATTCCGTTGCTGTTTTACAGTGGAGTAGATTATATTGATGCTCCTACACCATATATGATGGGACTCCATTCAGGTGTTGATATGACTGGTCTAACAATGGACGGT GTCGTTGTTGTGGACCTTGAGTATAATCGTATCACTACATCCGAGGAAATTCCACCTATTCCTGAGCCAGAACTCAGCTTTTTGCGTGGTGAGATTATGAAGTTATTACATCCCAATGTAATTGGAATTGATGAAATGAAGGCTGGAATATATAGTATATCTGAGCATTTTCCTAAACTCAGGGCTAAGCAATGGGGAGAAGATCATAACCTTCAGCTAAG GATGATATTCCTAAAGTTCTTTGCAATATTTTTAACAGGGTATCGCAATTTTCTG GAAAATAGTGCTACTCAAGTTTTCAACACCCAAGCTTTTTTGAAGAAGCGGTCTCGATCTACCAACCAACCGTCGGAGCCCATG ATAGCTCAATTCCTTGACTCCCATGGTTTCTTGGATTATTTGGAGAGAGGGGTTGGTTTCGATGAAAACAACAATACTATTCTTGATAAGCTACAAGATGCAATTGGAAGGGGTCAAAACCCTATGTCAGTTTTTCCTTCATCCTCGGTAGAGCCTGAGATTTTAACAGTATCAGATTCTGCTGTTGGAATATCAG AGTCTGGTGCCAAATATACTTATAATAGATTTCCATCAAACCTCAGAACGGAAGAGCAAGAAGAAAAGAGGAAGCAGATTCTTGCAACCATTAGTAATGCCTTTGAGTACTCAGGAAGGCATACTCCAAG TAAGGATCCTTTAGCAGATAATCTCAGTCCACTCGAGAGAGCT GCTGAAAGAGAACTTATGGTGCTGGACATTAAGGTTAAGCTACAG GGGTTATGGCTGCGGCTTCTTAAACTGGGATCCACAGATGATCCTCTCTCATCTTTTGAATATGGAACAATACTTG CTTTGATTGAATCTGATGCCGAAGGAATTGGTGGAAGTGGATTTGTAGAATGTATAAGGGAGCATATGCATTCG GGTTGGCACTGTCAGCTCACCGAGGAACAGTTTATTGCAGTGAAAGAGTTG CTCAAAACAGCTATTAATCGTGCAATATCACGGAATGACTGGTTGACCATTAGAGATGCTCTTGAAGTTTCTTCCGATATGTATAAGAAAGACAATAATAATGTGCCAGACTATGTCCAACGTCATCTTATTTCTCTATCTATTTGGGAGGATCTACG GTTTTGGGAAGGATATTTTGACTATTTAATGGAGCAATCTTCAAACAA GTCAGCCAACTACGCATCTCTGGTGACTGCACAGCTTGTTGTGTTGGCTTCACACATG GCTGGGCTAGGACTTCCTGACTATGATGCTTGGTACATGATCGAAACAATTGCAGAGAGGAATAGTATTGGATCCAAACAATTT ATAAAAATTAGAGGATTCTTGTCCCATATCCAACAACTACGAAATGGATACTGGGGATTCACCTCAATGAAGGCACAGTCTGTGTCATCACTTGCATTGCCATCTCCACTTTCAAAAAATGCCAAAGATGAGGATCAGCAACCAACTGAGGCAACCGGTGTTGGTAGAAACTGGGTGCAAAGTATGTTCAGCCGAAATACAACATCTAGATCCAGCTCATTTAGTCGTGTTCGTAGATGGACATCTGACGGAGGCAATTCAG TCACCAGTGAGAATGGGACTCCTCGCAAACAAGATCTATCTTCTGGGGGGCAGAAGAAACTTCAAACTAATGTCCGCATGCTTAGGGGTCATAATGGTGCCGTTACTGCTCTTCACTGTGTTACAAAGAGAGAAGTGTGGGATTTGGTGGGTGACCGTGAAGATGCTGGTTTCTTTATTAGTGGAAGTACAGACTGTTCT GTTAAGATATGGGACCCAAGTCTTCGCGGCTCTGAACTCAGGGCAACTTTAAAAGGGCATACAAG GACTGTCCGAGCCATAAGTTCAGATAGGGGGAAAGTGGTGTCAGGATCTGATGATAAGTCTGTTTTGGTGTGGGATAAGCAGACAACTCAACTTTTAGAAGAGCTTAAAGGCCATGATGGACCG GTCAGCTGTGTACGCACGCTCTCAGGTGAGCGTGTGCTAACTGCATCTCACGATGGCACTGTGAAGATGTGGGATGTAAGAACTGATAGATGTGTTGCAACTGTTGGTCGTTGCTCTAGTGCTGTTTTATGTATGGAATATGATGACAATGTGGGAATCTTGGCTGCGGCTGGAAGAGATGT GGTTGCCAACATGTGGGACATTCGTGCTAGTAGGCAGATGCATAAACTTTCAGGACATACACAATGGATAAG GTCATTAAGAATGGTTGGTGACACTGTTATTACTGGTAGTGATGACTGGACAGCAAGAATATGGTCTGTTTCACGAGGAACATGTGATGCTGTCCTAGCATGCCATGCAGGGCCAGTATTATGTGTTGAATATTCTTCGTTAGATAGAGGAATAATAACGG